One window of the Montipora foliosa isolate CH-2021 chromosome 4, ASM3666993v2, whole genome shotgun sequence genome contains the following:
- the LOC138001059 gene encoding plexin domain-containing protein 1-like, protein MKHLNGRKAIGCDEVPAWFLKSFNEEIASALHDIICASIQQCKYPTAYKHALISPVPKVSNPTDINNDFRQISVLPQAAKVLEKIQLKLNKSNMKINATQHAFQEKRSTVTALASITQDWFNATEPTSPFCEVHALFLDFRKAFDLVDHATLLEKLATMNISHSFWNWVQSYLTGRTLQVKLPGLVSCSGEVIAGVPQGGVFSPTLFINDIDDCYPPGVSINTCKYPDDRTQYELVPTGSESHMHDVMDDHKYYTSLFYQDGGHLWTDLRQRAGSVRDDHLSSNNRAIGVVKLPFKFPFYGHYVTNATLTTGGFINLGISKSRQVAKFQYVAPLMAHFNPSLNITSTVHHFTDGNEFIIQWSNVILDNDPEARSFTFQCVLNKTGEIKFIYHKIPFPVHNISVEGHPVAIGISDAYYVDTLKHYYGIWQLFRTFYTYDAVHINQSWVINNAAVIFRPKASCITAGTCEECAKRRESTEFNCTWCQKINRCSDGFDRHRPEWLSSGCISSGKYQVERCFSQESQIVSEGKQDLEPWMIAVICAGAVLLFACIAWLVYAFTHPNSRSGLCLIQHGRKNSQNYDDIGPTNSSVFNKVLT, encoded by the exons ATGAAACATCTTAATGGCAGGAAGGCTATAGGTTGTGACGAAGTACCGGCGTGGttcttgaaatcttttaacGAAGAGATAGCGTCTGCTTTACATGATATTATTTGTGCTAGTATACAGCAGTGCAAGTACCCAACAGCATACAAGCACGCGTTGATTAGTCCTGTACCCAAAGTTAGTAATCCAACGGACATTAATAACGACTTCAGACAAATCTCTGTCCTTCCTCAAGCTGCGAAAGTTCTCGAGAAAATCCAACTCAAGCTGAATAAAAGTAACATGAAGATCAACGCTACCCAGCATGCATTTCAGGAAAAGCGGTCAACTGTAACGGCACTCGCAAGTATAACCCAAGATTGGTTCAATGCTACTGAGCCAACGAGTCCGTTTTGCGAGGTGCATGCCTTATTTTTGGATTTCCGCAAAGCGTTTGATCTTGTTGATCACGCCACTTTACTTGAGAAACTAGCTACCATGAATATCTCTCACAGTTTCTGGAACTGGGTTCAAAGTTATCTCACCGGTAGGACATTGCAGGTCAAGCTCCCAGGGCTAGTTTCTTGTAGTGGAGAGGTTATAgctggagttcctcaaggcGGGGTTTTTTCACCTACCCTGTTTATCAACGATATTGATGACTGCTATCCCCCGGGAGTTTCAATCAATACCTGTAAGTACCCTGATGATCGCACCCAATACGAACTCGTGCCGACCGGAAGTGAAAGTCACATGCATGATGTTATG GACGATCACAAGTATTACACATCACTCTTTTATCAAGACGGGGGACACCTATGGACAGACCTCAGACAAAGAGCTGGAAGCGTACGAGATGATCATCTTTCGTCAAACAATCGTGCAATTGGGGTGGTCAAACTGCCTTTCAAGTTTCCATTCTACGGTCACTATGTGACAAATGCAACTCTTACCACTGGAG GTTTTATTAATCTGGGTATATCAAAAAGCCGTCAAGTGGCAAAGTTTCAGTATGTTGCCCCACTGATGGCACACTTTAACCCTTCACTTAACATCACAAGCACAGTTCATCATTTTACCGACG GGAATGAATTCATTATTCAGTGGTCAAACGTAATCCTTGATAACGATCCTGAAG CGCGCAGCTTTACGTTTCAATGTGTGTTGAACAAGACTGGTGAAATTAAGTTTATTTACCACAAGATCCCGTTTCCAGTGCACAACATTTCAGTTGAAGGTCATCCAGTGGCCATTGGCATTTCGGATGCTTATTACGTCGACACGCTCAAACACTACTACGGCATTT GGCAATTATTTCGCACATTCTATACTTACGACGCGGTGCACATCAACCAAAGCTGGGTTATAAATAACGCTGCTGTCATATTTCGCCCAAAAGCCA GTTGCATCACAGCAGGGACATGTGAAGAATGTGCCAAGAGAAGAGAATCCACTGAATTTAATTGCACATGGTGCCAAAAGATTAACAG aTGTTCAGATGGATTTGACCGTCACCGGCCAGAATGGCTTTCCTCGGGTTGCATTTCATCAGGAAAATATCaa GTGGAAAGGTGTTTCAGCCAAGAAAGCCAGATAGTGAGTGAAGGAAAGCAAGACCTGGAGCCATGGATGATAGCTGTTATCTGCGCAGGCGCAGTGCTGCTGTTTGCTTGTATAGCGTGGCTGGTGTATGCCTTCACTCATCCCAATTCTAGATCCGGATTGTGCCTTATTCAG CACGGCAGAAAGAACTCACAAAACTACGACGACATTGGTCCGACAAACTCCTCGGTGTTTAATAAAGTTCTCACTTGA
- the LOC138001060 gene encoding uncharacterized protein, whose amino-acid sequence MTLESVETSSKSFIIIINFIVKSIRSQHLIRILKDDHQLHLFRELEQCSKKIVNCKAAIEYLKICQTLGITPTFARANSTKAKKWKSSSKAYEESIVNEEIKYKTSRLAELKRESDSKWLKVRQQCTTLRYALIINSISNLCQKQQQQQMNTHTKKISRMLSKTEDIDEHITNMSSYNLSFFEKLILSRGLNFALPQKVEAREVKASFEQLYWRIEPKLANSDTKDLTSTTLKSIALNYIKHKNATPPKALLRAVNRLKKREDIVVTRPDKGSGVVILNKDMYVALLKKASIDDNTKFVPVSLEQPKRRGRPTKHYHPILEKEKQLNKLVKDILPPEVAKSVIAKGSSLAHLYGLPKTHKPQLSMRPILSAVGTYNYNLAKWLDEKLKPLSINNHTISNIFQFSDELVDLKLDENDILVSYDVTSLFTNVPVDETIELLTTKAFENDWFNKTHNLSLTRAGLKQLLEIAAKNQLFQFNGHLYEQKDGVAMGSPLGPLMANSFLCNIEETLEHNNRLPSFYKRYVDDTLAIVNNIDAAESFLRVLNDTHPSLEFTMETAVDDSLPFLGMRVIKSGCVLQTEVYRKPTDKGLLLHFQSHVDSRYKKSLLNTMLYRGFKLSSSWQLFSKEIDRLRVIFRKLQYPMSFFDTTVKRFVQEQQQQQPQRQQPTRKCTIVQTFLVFYCLNTRFC is encoded by the coding sequence ATGACGCTTGAGAGCGTCGAAACGTCGAGTAAAAGTTTTATAATaatcatcaattttattgttaaatctatTAGAAGCCAACATCTAATTCGTATTTTAAAAGATGATCATCAGCTACATCTGTTCAGAGAGCTAGAACAATGCAGCAAGAAGATAGTTAACTGCAAAGCAGCGATCGAATACTTAAAGATTTGCCAAACTCTCGGAATAACTCCAACTTTCGCTAGAGCGAACAGTACTaaggcaaagaaatggaaatcGTCATCCAAAGCCTACGAGGAAAGTATTGTCAACGAGGAAATTAAGTACAAAACATCTCGTCTCGCAGAGCTAAAGAGAGAATCTGACTCAAAGTGGCTTAAAGTACGGCAACAATGTACAACACTTCGTTATGCGCTTATAATCAACAGCATCAGCAACCTATgccaaaaacaacaacaacaacagatgaATACTCACACCAAGAAGATCTCTAGAATGCTCTCTAAAACGGAGGATATTGATGAACATATTACGAACATGTCTTCATATAATCTATCTTTCTTTGAGAAACTAATACTATCCAGAGGCCTTAACTTTGCACTTCCACAGAAGGTCGAAGCACGAGAGGTTAAagcatcgtttgaacaactctACTGGAGAATCGAACCTAAGTTGGCTAATTCCGACACGAAGGATCTAACTTCTACGACGCTGAAGTCTATAGCTCTTAATTACATCAAACACAAGAATGCCACTCCACCAAAGGCTCTACTTAGAGCAGTCAACCGACTAAAGAAAAGAGAAGATATTGTTGTCACAAGACCGGACAAGGGTTCGGGTGTAGTAATACTCAACAAAGACATGTATGTCGCACTGCTAAAGAAGGCATCCATAGATGATAACACGAAGTTTGTCCCAGTCAGCCTCGAACAACCCAAGAGAAGAGGAAGACCAACTAAGCATTACCATCCAATTCTGGAGAAAGAGAAACAGCTTAACAAACTAGTCAAGGACATCCTGCCACCTGAAGTTGCTAAATCAGTCATAGCCAAAGGGTCGAGCTTGGCTCACCTATACGGTCTACCGAAAACACATAAACCACAGCTGTCTATGCGTCCAATACTGTCAGCGGTTGGTACTTACAACTACAACCTCGCTAAATGGTTGGACGAGAAGCTGAAACCGTTATCGATTAACAACCACACGATTTCAAATATCTTTCAGTTTTCTGACGAACTAGTAGATCTGAAGTTGGATGAAAATGACATCTTAGTCTCCTATGATGTCACCTCACTCTTCACGAACGTTCCCGTCGACGAGACCATCGAGTTACTTACAACTAAAGCATTTGAGAACGACTGGTTCAACAAGACACACAACCTCAGCCTAACAAGAGCAGGGCTCAAGCAACTACTAGAGATTGCTGCGAAGAACCAATTGTTCCAATTTAATGGCCACTTATACGAACAAAAGGACGGCGTCGCGATGGGCTCCCCCCTGGGACCACTAATGGCAAACAGCTTTCTATGTAACATCGAAGAAACTCTCGAACACAACAACAGACTTCCGTCCTTCTACAAGAGGTACGTGGATGACACTCTAGCCATAGTAAATAACATCGACGCCGCTGAGTCCTTTCTCCGCGTACTAAATGACACCCACCCATCATTGGAATTTACAATGGAGACAGCAGTGGATGATAGTCTTCCCTTTCTAGGAATGCGGGTCATTAAAAGTGGTTGCGTTCTTCAAACAGAAGTATACAGAAAACCAACAGACAAAGGGCTTCTACTTCATTTTCAAAGCCATGTAGACTCCAGATATAAGAAATCTCTTCTTAACACCATGCTGTACAGAGGGTTTAAACTCTCCTCTTCGTGGCAActtttttccaaagaaattgATCGTTTAAGAGTAATCTTTAGAAAACTCCAATATCCAATGTCATTCTTCGACACAACAGTAAAGAGATTTGTTCAagaacagcaacaacagcagcCACAACGACAACAGCCCACGAGAAAATGTACAATCGTACAAACGTTTCTAGTGTTCTATTGTCTTAACACGAGGTTTTgctaa
- the LOC138001061 gene encoding uncharacterized protein, whose product MATPGPLASSEEKTNGAKLSRLIIDGGTTVLRNVFDTHHPPANLAAGLNSCYSTLNDLLHRRILNSHQWDKLFPGSGAAPDSNTFDITLLFLLLTNICGLTPPHTGWHCKPAPSDTSHEANLARIKFFRNQVYGHVTTTGVDVPTFNALWKEISAVLVSLGLSQPEIDRLKAEQCGEEDYIDALREWAESERDLKSRIEDVHRIVTEIRETQHDTDQEDKILKKLARVDTKRDVRDYTKRYLEGTRESFFAEINSWLDDESSPNRVLVLSGNAGMGKSVIAAEMCRRMQEAGRLAGSHFCHHDRARHKNPKVMMQSLAFHLSCLLPEYKEALVEQLSGNLGVEINDMKVTDLFDLLFLEPLNRVTHSGFTSLVVIDALDESEYQGRNDLLDLIAKLFKKLPFWLRFLVTTRPEVNIWDSLRDLQPLRLEAKDEDNLKDIRFYFKQNLVSDLLKVQRPELVLDDLVQKSGGVFLCAQFLLDFIRAKCSTLLTFEQLEITLPAGISSVYQSYFQRLEEDLNKELNTTEEQFLCFLGAIAAAREPLPLGFVPKLLCKNLSSAIVMRKVSTAIAIVSSLLPVHDDRIHFFHKSVKDWLTDKLRYKQHNFSVEEIGGHKILSNLCSNEFDELKRKGVSSNSQSFTDTTRYALEHGIQHMLQLDQDVKLSDEDVFENYLLDLELLYARLCVNMPAATEDIVGAMKHGGLETVSTECYETLSSLLIVLKKHRATLQQYPFAIFQFVLNDGSSKLSSDSRQLLETKYSDKPYMEYLEKSDSQGPVQARFDCCSPVACVDVSPSLEFMVCECLDGSIQMWSLASGNLKWKRCVKPKNHFPSSVAFRFISRDDEVSVERSSVCGFYRSVVFHPSKDVILPGGLSHSYSFNGDLKPLFPTSKCSFSVCSICGDEILTDCPYDAKCLIVWNLNDGREIDRLKRDKNILSFAMSQDGKIVAISHSTGFVCLVDRKNGFSTLAEAALESVCGMIRFSPDSRFLWCFHVFRTINAGLFYAYSLRVTEEPEHRYSMKNVVDFSSRNFFEIGSHRIGGFLLGDPVSSKDPCTVSDVVLNSHSLLRNYIVHGDYIEMVYRNALRKNTEFQYVQSLRFSFSGESVYADVSVGLGSFKRRIIVAWDVSNGELKGQKEFENVLLIDFVDLKAGILFATASTLELWNFDLSVCTRRWMFGADALFPISDHQVVCISFKTGDGIILDTVHGGEHKVTFKLHHKLIACYRDLQLFVSNDDGQKFIELKHLGKTEPLWCALTGTSLFCARGSFSPKGQFIVVHELNGVYVLDAVSGNLRVKLSDNRVMGCKFTSDEECVVLNDACLKLFNVRSGDLLCVMGVGVDEPYLLETFPTGGPSVRSEFLVVLSSEETTVTIVTAKFPGASSGQIQEKTSSISSAICEQRGRYFLDLSAGLGGWEEKLESLGVLWVFEPEVRHIFNAEEPWKLLDISRVAATPYPRLREPVNGLADPSNDESTNPVVD is encoded by the exons ATGGCCACACCTGGTCCCTTGGCCAGCTCTGAGGAGAAGACAAATGGAGCTAAGCTCAGTCGACTTATTATTGATGGTGGAACAACTGTACTGAGAAATGTTTTTGACACTCATCACCCTCCTGCAAACTTAGCAGCTGGTCTTAATTCCTGTTATTCCACTCTTAACGACCTTTTACACAGAAGAATTCTCAATAGTCACCAGTGGGACAAGCTGTTCCCTGGTAGTGGAGCTGCTCCGGACTCCAACACTTTTGATATAACTCTGCTTTTCCTCCTTCTGACCAACATTTGTGGACTTACCCCTCCCCACACAGGATGGCATTGCAAACCAGCCCCAAGTGACACCTCTCACGAGGCAAACCTCGCTCGCATTAAGTTTTTCCGTAATCAAGTGTATGGGCATGTGACAACAACTGGTGTGGATGTACCAACATTCAATGCTCTGTGGAAGGAAATAAGTGCCGTTTTAGTGTCTCTTGGGTTAAGTCAGCCAGAGATTGATCGATTAAAGGCAGAACAATGTGGGGAGGAGGATTATATTGATGCCTTACGGGAATGGGCAGAGAGTGAAAGGGATCTCAAGTCCAGGATTGAGGACGTTCATCgaattgttactgaaatccgTGAGACACAACACGACACCGATCAGGAAGATAAAATCCTGAAGAAACTTGCAAGGGTTGACACTAAACGTGATGTCAGAGATTACACAAAACGATACTTAGAAGGAACCCGTGAGTCTTTCTTTGCTGAAATCAACAGCTGGTTGGAtgatgaaagctctccaaatcGTGTCTTGGTGCTCAGTGGAAATGCAGGGATGGGGAAATCTGTCATCGCTGCTGAGATGTGCAGAAGAATGCAAGAAGCTGGCAGATTGGCGGGGAGCCATTTTTGTCACCATGACAGAGCACGCCACAAGAATCCCAAGGTGATGATGCAGTCTTTAGCCTTTCACCTGTCATGCCTTCTCCCAGAGTACAAGGAAGCCCTTGTGGAACAGCTCTCGGGGAATCTCGGTGTAGAGATAAACGACATGAAAGTCACAGATCTGTTTGATTTGCTTTTTTTAGAACCTCTGAACAGGGTAACACATTCTGGTTTTACATCTCTTGTGGTTATAGATGCTTTAGATGAAAGCGAATATCAAGGGCGAAATGATCTTCTTGACTTGATTGCCAAGTTGTTTAAAAAGTTACCATTTTGGCTGCGATTTCTCGTGACGACACGACCTGAAGTCAACATTTGGGACAGCCTGAGAGATTTGCAACCATTGCGTTTGGAGGCCAAAGATGAAGACAACTTGAAGGACATTCGTTTTTACTTTAAACAGAATCTAGTAAGCGATTTATTAAAAGTTCAAAGGCCCGAGCTGGTCTTAGATGATCTCGTGCAAAAGTCAGGAGGAGTCTTTCTGTGTGCCCAGTTTTTGTTAGATTTTATAAGGGCCAAGTGTTCAACTCTTCTtacctttgaacaactggagataACCCTACCGGCAGGCATTTCGTCTGTGTACCAGTCCTATTTCCAGCGGTTGGAAGAAGACTTGAATAAGGAACTGAACACAACTGAAGAGCAATTTCTTTGCTTCCTGGGTGCGATTGCAGCTGCAAGGGAACCACTGCCATTGGGTTTTGTTCCTAAGCTGTTGTGTAAGAACTTGTCGTCCGCGATTGTTATGCGAAAGGTGAGCACAGCTATTGCCATTGTGTCATCACTTCTTCCTGTTCACGATGACCGGattcatttctttcataaatCAGTCAAGGACTGGTTGACTGACAAGTTACGCTACAAGCAGCACAATTTTAGTGTGGAGGAAATAGGAGGCCATAAGATTCTTTCTAATCTTTGCTCTAACGAATTCGACGAGTTAAAGAGAAAAGGCGTTAGCAGCAACTCACAATCCTTCACTGACACTACAAGGTATGCCTTGGAACATGGTATTCAGCACATGCTACAGTTAGACCAGGACGTGAAATTAAGTGATGAAGACGTGTTTGAAAACTATTTGTTAGATCTAGAGCTTTTGTATGCAAGGCTTTGTGTGAACATGCCAGCAGCCACAGAGGATATCGTTGGTGCAATGAAACATGGTGGTTTGGAAACGGTATCTACCGAGTGTTATGAGACCCTTTCGTCATTattgattgttttaaagaagCACCGCGCAACCTTACAGCAATATCCCTTTGCTATCTTTCAATTTGTGTTGAATGACGGAAGTAGTAAACTATCCTCTGACTCCCGCCAGCTTCTGGAGACCAAGTATTCCGATAAGCCTTACATGGAGTACTTAGAAAAAAGTGACTCCCAAGGACCTGTTCAAGCTCGGTTTGATTGTTGTTCACCTGTGGCTTGTGTCGATGTGTCCCCTAGCCTGGAATTTATGGTGTGTGAATGCCTTGATGGATCCATTCAGATGTGGTCGCTTGCTTCTGGTAACCTCAAATGGAAACGTTGTGTCAAACCAAAAAACCATTTCCCTTCATCTGTTGCATTCAGATTCATCAGTAGAGATGATGAAGTTTCAGTTGAAAGGTCATCTGTGTGTGGTTTTTACCGTTCTGTGGTATTTCATCCCAGCAAGGATGTAATCTTGCCAGGAGGGCTAAGCCATTCTTATTCCTTTAATGGAGACTTGAAGCCTCTTTTTCCCACCAGTAAGTGCAGTTTTTCTGTCTGTTCTATTTGCGGCGACGAGATTTTGACTGATTGTCCCTACGATGCAAAATGTCTTATCGTGTGGAATCTAAACGATGGCAGGGAGATTGATCGTCTCAAGAGAGATAAAAATATTTTATCGTTTGCCATGTCCCAAGATGGAAAGATTGTGGCAATTTCCCATTCAACTGGCTTTGTTTGTTTAGTTGACCGGAAAAATGGTTTTTCAACTCTAGCAGAGGCAGCCTTAGAGTCTGTGTGTGGAATGATTAGGTTCTCACCGGACAGTCGATTTCTTTGGTGTTTTCATGTTTTCAGGACTATTAATGCCGGTCTTTTCTATGCGTATTCTTTAAGAGTCACTGAGGAGCCTGAGCATCGCTATTCTATGAAGAACGTTGTTGACTTTTCCAGTCGGAATTTCTTTGAGATAGGATCCCACAGAATCGGTGGCTTTTTGTTAGGAGATCCTGTGAGTTCAAAGGATCCATGCACGGTTTCTGACGTAGTGCTTAATAGCCATTCTCTGTTAAGGAACTACATTGTACATGGTGATTACATTGAAATGGTTTATCGGAATGCACTAAGGAAGAACACAGAATTCCAATATGTCCAATCTCTCCGATTCTCGTTTTCCGGCGAGAGTGTTTATGCAGACGTATCTGTCGGACTGGGATCGTTCAAACGTCGAATTATCGTGGCTTGGGACGTTTCGAATGGGGAACTTAAGGGACAGAAAGAGTTTGAAAATGTTCTTCTCATTGACTTCGTAGATTTAAAAGCTGGAATTTTGTTTGCAACTGCGAGCACTCTTGAGCTTTGGAACTTTGATTTGTCTGTCTGCACGCGACGATGGATGTTTGGCGCGGATGCTCTCTTTCCTATTTCAGACCATCAGGTGGTATGCATATCATTTAAAACGGGAGATGGGATCATTTTAGATACTGTTCACGGTGGAGAGCATAAGGTAACGTTTAAACTGCACCATAAGTTGATTGCTTGCTACAGGGACCTCCAGCTGTTTGTCTCAAATGACGACGGGCAAAAGTTCATTGAATTGAAGCACCTGGGTAAAACCGAACCGCTGTGGTGTGCACTCACTGGTACCAGTTTGTTTTGTGCGAGGGGATCATTTTCTCCCAAGGGtcaatttattgttgttcatgAGTTAAATGGCGTATACGTTCTCGATGCAGTTTCTGGTAACTTGCGTGTTAAATTGAGTGATAACCGCGTTATGGGTTGTAAATTCACCAGTGACGAGGAATGTGTTGTTCTGAATGACGCCTGCCTTAAGCTGTTCAACGTCAGATCAGGAGATCTACTCTGTGTTATGGGTGTTGGTGTGGATGAGCCTTACCTTTTAGAAACTTTTCCCACTGGAG GTCCAAGTGTCAGGAGCGAGTTTCTTGTTGTCTTATCATCTGAAGAAACGACAGTGACGATTGTGACCGCAAAGTTTCCTGGCGCGTCTTCTGGACAAATACAAGAGAAAACTT CCTCGATTAGCTCTGCTATTTGCGAGCAGAGAGGACGTTACTTTTTG GACCTCTCTGCTGGCTTGGGAGGTTGGGAAGAGAAATTGGAGAGTTTGGGTGTCCTGTGGGTTTTCGAGCCGGAAGTTCGCCATATTTTCAATGCTGAAGAACCTTGGAAGTTGCTGGATATCTCGAG